The following is a genomic window from Balneola sp..
TTTAATTCTCTAAATAGAATTAATCTAAAATGTACCCTGCTATTGCTTCTACTTTGAAAACTCACTAAAATCTAATATTGATATTAGATTATAAGATTTAAGAATCACTATCCTATGAAGTTAATCTCACAAGGGGCTCAGTACGCGATTTCGGCTATTATCGCTATTTCTAAATATACCGGTGATGGGGATGCCATATCTGCTTCCGAACTCTCAAAATCACTGAATTGCCCAACTGCATATTTGTCTCAGATTTTAGCCAAACTCAAAAGCCCAGGGATTCTTCAATCACGGCGGGGATTAAATGGTGGTGTTTTCCTTTCTAAACCTATCGACAAAATCACCATGATGGATGTGATTGCCGCGATCGACGGGACTGAGTTTTTTGATAAGTGTTTTATGGGGATTGAAGGATGTGGACATATCGAGCCTTGCCCCTTTCATGAATTCTGGTCGGTTGAACGTAGAAAAATTGAGCAATGGCTTATCGATACCACGTTTGACCAGGTAGATAAGCGTATGTCGCAGAAATGGTTTAACCTTCGTTTGCAATTCTCCAATGGAGTGCCTTCATTCAAATAATGGCAAAACCTGCAGCCACAATATCAACCAATATTTGTTACCACTGCGGTGAACTATGTCAAGATGAGACTACTCGTTTTGAAAACAAGCTTTTCTGTTGTACTGGCTGTAAAACAGCGTTTCAAATTTTAGATGAAAGCGGGCTTTGCTCCTACTATGACTTAGAGACTACCCCCGGAATCAACCTCAAGAATACAAAATCCAGAACACGGTTTGATTATCTGGAAGACGAAGAAGTGATCCGCCGCATCGTTGATTTTCAAAATGCGGAACAGCTTTCCATTACCTTATATATACCCAATATTCACTGCACATCGTGTGTATGGCTGCTGGAAAACCTTCAGAAACTTGATTCCGGAGTCCTTCAAACAAACGTAAATTTTCTGAAGCGTGAGCTTTCTTTATTAATAGACACTGGAGAAACTTCTCTACGGGATGTAGTGGAGCAGTTGACGACCATTGGTTATGAGCCGGAAATACGATTGGATAAGCTTGATACAAAATCATCAAAGTCACACCAAAACCGTGCGCTTTGGATGAAACTGGCGGTGGCAGGATTCGCATTCGGCAACATAATGCTCTTCAGCTTCCCGGATTATCTGGATGTTGGGAACAGCGGTCTTGGCGGGCAGTTCCACATTTTCTTTGGGGCACTCAATATCATTCTCGCCCTCCCTGTTTTGATTTACAGCAGCAGCGATTATTTGAAATCGGCTTTTGCGGCCTTGAGTCAGAATGGAGTTAATTTAGATGTTCCAATTTCTATTGGTATTGTCGCCCTCTTTAGCCGAAGTGTGTATGAAATTGTAACAGGTACCGGAACCGGATACATGGATTCCTTTACCGGACTCATTTTCTTTTTGTTGATTGGAAAACTCGTTCAGCAGAAAACATTCAACCGTCTTTCCTTCGATCGGGATTATAAATCCTACTTACCCATCGCGGTGAATACTTTTGATGCTTATGGAATTGAAAAATCTGTTTCCCTTGACCGATTGGCACCGGGTATGGAAATCCACCTTCGAAATCAGGAGCTGGTACCATGTGATTCTATCCTTCTCTCCGAAAAAGCTTTTGTGGACTATAGTTTTATAACCGGAGAGTCAGAACCTGTGGAGGTTTTGCAGGGTGAGCTTGTGTATGCCGGAGCTAAATTGAATGGAACTTCTGCACAACTCCGTACCGAGCAAGAAGTGGAGAATAGCTACCTTACCAAACTTTGGAATCACGAAGCATTTAAAAATACTGATAAGGAATTAAAGCTTTCGAGTTTTGCCGACCGAATCAGTCCGTATTTCACAGTCGGTGTTTTGGGGATTTCGGCTTTTGCCGGAATGTATTGGCTGCAAGCAGCTGGAATAGAAATGGCGCTATCTGTTTTTACCGCTGTTTTGATTATTGCCTGTCCTTGTGCTTTAGCCCTTTCAACTCCATTTACGCTGGGCTCGGCGCTGAATGTGCTTTCTTTGAATGGCCTATTTGTCAAAAATCACTTATTGCTGGAAAATCTATCTAAAGCCACTACCATTGTTTTTGATAAGACAGGTACTCTTACCCAAAAAGATGATGCTGAAATTAGTTGCCGGGATTGCCAATTGGACAACTATCAAAAAGGGCTGGTTTATTTCAGTTGTAAAAATTCTATCCACCCCGTTAGCCGCCGTATTGCTGAATATTTGGGCAGAGACGCAGAAATTCAAAATTCTACGATGACTCCAGACAGCTTTTATGAAGTATCTGGCCAAGGCGTGTTTGCTTCTTTTGATGGCACAATTGTTTGTATTGGGTCAAGAGCTTTTATCGCTAAACAAACGGACCTTAACTACAAAGAAATTCCAGAAAACAGTTTCACCGGAACAGTAGCATATGTTGCTATTGATGGAGATTACAAAGGCTATTTCGGAATCAAAACCGGATTGCGAACGGGTGTTACTGAATTACTCCGTTCTTTGAAAACTCGATTTAAAACCTTTCTTATTTCTGGGGATAACGAAACTCAGAGAACCGAGTTTGAAGAATATTTTGAGGCCGAACAATCACTCCTTTTCAATAAATCTCCGGAAGAAAAACTAAGCTTTGTTCAAAACCTACAGAAGGAAAATAAGAAAGTAGTGATGATTGGAGATGGCTTAAATGATGCCGGAGCCCTTAAACAAAGTGATTTTGGAATTGCCCTTTCGGATGACATCAGTTCTTTCTCCCCTGCCTGCGATGCAATTCTTGAAGGCGATGCTCTAAAAAAATTGAACAGCTTCATCGAATTTTCACAAGGAAGCATGAATATCATCATTGCAAGTTTCGTGCTTTCACTTTTATACAACACGGTTGGCCTGGGCTTTGCAATTACAGGGCATTTGTCTCCATTAGTAGCCGCCATCCTGATGCCATTAAGTTCCATCAGCGTGATGGTATTTACCTTTTTAACAACGCGCTTTAAAGCGCAAAAGCTGGGGCTTGCGATATGGAAGTAATTTACCTGCTTATTGCCTTCAGTTTATTGGTCGCTCTGATCTTCCTGGGATTGTTTTTCTGGGCAGTAAAAAGCGGTCAGTTTGACGATCAGTATACGCCATCCATGCGAATCCTGTTCGACAACACAGATTCTAAGAACCAAACATCTAACCAAAAAAATCGGGATGAGTAATGTCATCAACACTAGAAACCTTTCATTACGATAACGAAATCGTCCGAAAATTCGGGATCGCTACCATTTTATGGGGCTTAATCGGATTTATCGTTGGGCTGACTATTGCCCTTAAACTAATTTTTCCGGACTTCCTCGGCTTTATACCGGAACTATCCTACGGCCGACTGAGACCACTGCATACCAACGCTGTGATCTTTGCTTTTGCCGGGAATGCAATCTTTTATGGAGTCTATTATTCTCTTCCACGGCTTTGTAAAGCCTCAATGTGGAGTGAAAAACTAAGTAGTCTTCATTTTTGGGGATGGCAAGCTATTATTGTCTCCGCAGTTCTAACCCTTCCATTTGGTATCAACACCAGCAAGGAATATGCTGAGCTGGAATGGCCTATCGATATTGCCATTGCTTTGATATGGGTAGTCTTCGGAATTAATATGATCATGACGATCATCAAACGCCGGGAGAAACATTTATATGTAGCCATTTGGTTCTACATCGCCACTTTTGTGACGGTAGCTGTACTGCATATCGTGAACTCATTTGAAATGCCCGCCACTTTCCTAAAAAGTTATCCGGTGTATGCAGGCGTTCAGGATGCCTTGGTACAATGGTGGTATGGTCACAATGCGGTGGCATTTTTCCTCACCACGCCCTTCCTGGGAATTATGTATTACTTCATTCCCAAAGCAGCAAATCGCCCGATTTTCTCTTACCGATTATCGATTGTTCACTTTTGGTCGCTGATCTTCATTTACATCTGGGCCGGACCTCACCATTTGCTTTACACCGCTCTTCCCGGTTGGGCACAAGCACTTGGTACGGTTTTCAGTTTGATGCTGATAGCGCCAAGCTGGGGTGGTATGCTGAACGGTTTACTTACCCTCCGCGGCGCCTGGGATCGGGTTCGCGAAGATCCTGTTCTTAAGTTCCTCGTTGTTGGAGTGACTGCCTATGGGATGGTAACTTTTGAAGGCCCGATGCTTTCTATCGCCAACGTAAACGCCATTGCTCACTACTCCGATTATATTATCGGTCACGTGCATAACGGCGCTCTGCTTTGGAACGGTGGCTTAGCATTTGCCATGCTGTATTACATCACCCCGAAGATCTACAAAACAAAGTTGTATTCTGTGAAGCTGGCTAATGTTCACTTCTGGTTTGCAACCATGGGAGCCATCTTCTATGTAATCCCAATGTACTGGGGCGGTATCACACAAAGTTTGATGTGGAAACAATTCACAGCTGAAGGTCTTCTTCAGTATCCAAACTTCCTGGAAACCGTAACTCAGATTATTCCGATGTATGCCTTGCGTGCAGTTGGTGGCACCTTATTTATAATTGGAGCCGCAATCGGTAGCTACAATATTTATAAGACATCCCGCCAAGGTTCGCTGGAAGCGGCTGAAGTTGACGAAGCACAAGCTATCATCAATCCTGCTGAAGGACATAAAGAAAGCTGGCATCGTCGCCTTGAATCTCGTCCTCTTCAGATGACAGCATTAGTATTAGTGGTGATCTTGATTGGAGGTGTTGTGGAATACGTACCAACAGCCCTCGTGAAATCAAATGTACCTACTATAGCCAGTGTTAAACCATACACCCCACTGGAAATTGAAGGCCGTGATATTTACATCGCCGAAGGCTGTAATAACTGTCACTCCCAGATGATTCGTCCTTTCCGTTCTGAAACCGAACGCTATGGCGAATACTCCAAAGCCGGTGAGTTTGTGTATGATCACCCATTCTTGTGGGGGTCAAAACGAACAGGACCTGACTTACACCGTATTGGTGGCAAGTATCCGGATTCCTGGCACGTACGACATATGTACGACCCAACTTCAACTTCACCCGGCTCCATTATGCCGGCATATACCTGGCTCTTTACCCAAGATATGGACAAAGAAACGATTCCAAACCGTATAAGTGCGCTTCGGAGTGTGGGAGTCCCTTATGTAGAAGGTTATGAAGACATCGCTATTCGAGATATGGAGGCTCAGGCAGAAGCAATCACCCAAGGTCTGAAAGAAAATGGATTCGACCAGATTGACGGAATTCAAATTACTTCTGACAAAGAGATCATTGCCATCATCGCTTATATGCAGCGACTGGGAATTGATATTAAAGGTGAAGAAAATCCATGGGAAGCACTTCCTTCCAGCGACCGGATTCAGGCTAACTTCAAACCTCAACAGGAGGACTGATCATGTACAAGAACGTATTACGTGCCATTGAGGATATTGGGATATATCCCAGCATTTCCCTCTTACTGTTTTTCACGTTTTTCGTGATCATGGTGATTTACCTCATCAAAAAAGGAAAGCATTATTGGGATGATGCTGCGCGCCTCCCCCTCGAAGACAATGACAACATGAACTACAACCAATCAGAGCAATGAAAATATTAGACGACGAAAAAGATCTGCTGATGGATCACGAGTATGATGGGATCCGTGAGCTGGATAATCACATGCCAACTTGGTGGCTATGGCTGTTTTATTTCACTATTGCCTGGGGTGTGGGATACATGGTGTATTATTATATGCTGGGTGGACCTTCTCAGGAAGAACTCTACGAAATGGAAATGGCTGCAGCTGAAGAACAATACAACCTCAACAGCGGTGGTGATGCCGGACCTGGTGGCGAAGCAGACTTCACCTGGGCCTACCTGGATGATGACTCTCGTATTGCTGAGGGTAAAGAAATCTTCATGAGTAACAACAACCTCTGCTACACCTGTCATGGCGCGAATGGCGAAGGCCTTGTTGGGCCAAACCTGACTGACGATCTTTGGATTCACGGTTGTTCTGCTGAAGAAATGGCTGCCAGTATCACAGAGGGCTTTCCGGATAAAGGTATGATTGCTTACGGAAGTGGAGCGCCTATGTCTAACGAGAAAGTGCAAAGCTTAATTAGCTATATCGCCTCCATTCAGGGAACCGACCCGGCAGGTGCCAAAGCACCCGACATGAATCGGGCTCAACCTTGTTCGATAGAGTAAACCAGTCAGTCATTAAGTGACAAGTGATGAGTAGGCTATACCCATTTTGAAGCCTACTCCATCACTTACACAAAGCCTTCACAGAATCATCATATAAGTGGCCTACATTTCTTTAAAACTATGAGCATTGAGAATGCACAAATATGGCATCATTAGAGGATCAAAGACGAATAGATAAAAAGCAGTTTCGTGACCACCTTGCCACTGTTGGTGAGGAAGGTAGAAGAAACTGGATTTATCCCAAAAAACCCAGCGGAAGGCACTATAACGCACGTAACGTAGTAGCTATGCTTTTGCTTGCGTTTTTCTTTTCAGGTCCTTTTATCACCATAAACGGAAATCCGTTGCTACTGCTTAATATTCTTGAGCGGAAGTTTGTGATCTTCGGCGTGGCCTTTTGGCCTCAGGATTTACATCTCCTTGTTTTCGGAATGTTATCATTTATCCTCTTCGTGGTACTTTTTACTACCATCTTCGGGCGACTTTTTTGTGGCTGGGCCTGTCCTCAGACCATCTTCATGGAAATGGTTTTCCGCAGGATTGAATATTGGATTGAAGGGGATTCTGCAGCACAAATCCGGCTCAACAATAAACCCTGGAATTTTGATAAAATCTGGAGAAAGACCACCAAACACGGAGACTTTTTTGGAATAGCTTTTCTAATCTCCAACATGTTTCTGGCCTACATCATAGGGCCCGATCAGCTTTTTGAGATAATAACAGATCCACCTTCCGAACATATAGCAGGGTTAAGCTCTATGATTGTGTTCAGTGGCGTTTTTTACGGAGTATTCGCCTTCATGCGCGAACAGGTTTGTCATTTTGTTTGCCCATATGGCCGTATGCAATCAGTCATGCTCGACAATAACTCCATAAACGTTATGTACGACTATAAGCGCGGTGAAAGTCGAGCAAGCGTTAAGGATCGCTTCCAACTGGAAAATCGAAAAGCATCTCTCGAAGACTTAGGCTTTAGCGCTAACGAAACTTTTGGCGACTGCATCGACTGCTACCAGTGTGTGAAAGTCTGCCCAATGGGAATCGATATCCGAAATGGAACTCAGCTTGAGTGTGTACACTGTACCGCCTGTATTGATGCCTGCGATTCAGTAATGGAAAAAATCGACAAGCCAAGAGGGCTAATACGCTATTCCTCAGAGAATGCCATTCGGGAAGAAAAGCAAAAGGTTCTCACTCCACGAGTAGCCGGCTATTCAGGCATTCTTTTGATTCTACTCACTACCTTCATCACCTTATTAACGCTGCGTCCCGACACAGAAACATCTATTTTTCGCGAGCCCGGAACCTTGTATCAGGAACTTCCTGATAATATGTATAGCAATATTTATAACCTGAAAGTCTTAAACAAAACCTTTGAGGAACTTGATTTCGAATTGCGTTTGGACAGCCCAGAAGGTGAAATGATTTCTTTAGGCAGTATCGAATCTGTTCCTTCACAAAACTCAGCTGAAGGTCGTTTTTTAGTTAAATTACCTCAAGACCAACTCACTGGAATGCAGACTGAAGTAAAATTCAGCGTTTATTCTGATGGTAAAAAACTTGAAACCGTAACCTCTGGGTTTTTAGGACCGGCAAATATCAAAAATAATTAACCTATGAAGAAGAAGTTTAACTGGGGATCTGGAATTGTACTGGCGGTAGTTATTTTTATCATCGGTACGCTTAGCATGGTAAGCTATTTTATAAGCCTCGATTTTTACCTTGTTTCTAACGACCACTATGAAAAGGGTGTAGAATACCAGCAAACTATTGATAAAAAGCAGCGCGCCGAGAATTTGGACAACCCCGTTGTAGTATTATTTGATGAGCCTTCCGTATCCATAAAGCTCATCTTCCCTACCAACATTTTGTCAGATTCACTATCCGGGCACATCAATTTTTACCGTCCCAATAATCCCGAACTGGACAAGAAATACAAACTTAGCCTGGACGGAGAAGGACTACAAACAATCCCCGTTGGTGAATTTGAAAAGGGTCGCTGGAAGCTGACTGTAGAATGGGAAGCTGATTCGCTGGTGTACATCGAAGAAAAAAACATTTTTATCTAAGCGTTAATGGAACTCTGGACTGGATTTACCTTAGGCCTATTGGGCAGTTTCCACTGCATTGGTATGTGTGGACCCATTGCCTTAGCCATCCCCGGGGAGAACCAGTCCACAAGTTCCATGTTTGCCAGAGGGATACTTTATAACCTTGGGCGCATTCTCACCTATGCCTTTATAGGGTTCTTATTTGGGATTCTTGGTATGGGCGCCACTATCGCCGGATACCAAAATGTACTTTCTATAGTACTCGGAGTTTTGATTATTTTCTTTGCTCTCTTTCCACATGTCAAACTTCCGGGTAAAGCAAAGGCTCTATACAGCAACTTTACCAGCAGGCTAACTCGCCATATTTCAACCCTGTATAAAAACGATGCTTCCTATACCCCATTTTTCATTGGGTTACTGAATGGCTTTCTCCCGTGTGGATTTGTAGTCACAGCGTTGGCGGCTGCACTAATCACATCAACGACTTTTCATAGCGCCATTTATATGGCCTTATTTGGATTAGGTACCTTACCGGTCATGTTAATACTGAATCTAGCGCCCGGCTTCATCTCTCCTAAACTAAGGTCTAAGCTACGACCGTTTTCTACCTACTTCGCAATCATTATTGGTCTGATACTAATCTATCGCGGTTATTCCATGATGGGTGGGATGTCCATGAATCATGGCTAATCAGGCATCCAGTGATTTCAGCAACTCGTCGAAATCATCAAAGATAAGATCCGCTAACTTGTAGCCTTGCTCAACAGGACTTCTTGTGTACCATGCTACTTTCCATCCCGCCTTAGCACCGCCTGTCACATCCGAGGTAAAAGAATCGCCGACGTAGAGAATTTCACCCCGGTTTACTCCCGCTAATTCCGTGGAGTGATCAAATATTTTGGGATCAGGTTTCATGACTCCCACGTCTTCCGAAATGACAATCTGTCTGGCTGTCTCTCTGAGCTGAAACTGATCAATTTTGAGTCGCTGTGTTTCAGCAAATCCATTAGTGATAATGCCCACTTTATATTTTTTGGCAATCTTATCATAGGCATCTTTGGCGCCATCAATCCACTCCCAATGATTGCGATAATAGTTCATATACACCTTTCCTGCTTCTTCGTGCATGCTTTTATCCAACCCAAGTTCCACTAACGTCTCAGAGAAACGCCGCCGGTGAAGTTCATGCCGGTCAATTTCTCCCCGACCATACTCCTCCCAAAGTCCTTTGTTGATATGATGGTAGGTATCCAATAATTGATTCTCAGAAATGCCTTCAAACATATCAAAGTGCTGGTGAACATCCCGAAGACCGGCACGTTCTGCCTTTTTGTGATCTAAGAGGGTATCGTCTAAGTCAAAATAAATGAATTTCGGATTCAGCTGTGACAATGGAACAGTTTTTGATTATTGTTGAGTTGTTTGAACCAAAAGAAAATTAAGTCCGTAAAAGGGCGATAAATAAACAACTAATTCAATAATCATGAAAGCTAAAATTTGGATTCTATTAGGAGTATTTGCTCTCCTCGTATTTTTTGGGATAAATATTAATAACAGTCTGGTTTCTTCAGAAGAACAAGTGAACGGAGCTTGGGCTCAGGTTGAAAACCAATATCAGCGCAGAGCTGATCTCATTCCGAACCTTGTGAATACTGTCCGCGGAGCCGCCGATTTCGAATCAGAAACTCTTACCGAAGTTATTGAAGCTCGAAGCCGTGCCACATCAATTAACGTAAATGCCAGTGATCTAAATAATCCTGAGGCTTTTCAGCAATTCCAGGAAGCACAGGGGCAGCTAAGTGGAGCTTTATCTCGCCTATTAGTAACTGTTGAGCGATACCCCGAACTTCAAGCCAACCAAAACTTCAGGGATTTACAGGCACAATTAGAAGGCACTGAAAATCGTATTTCCACCGAACGAATGCGTTTTAACCAAGCCGCTCAGTCGTACAACACACAAATACGAAAATTCCCTACCAGCATCTTTGCATCCATGCTAGGTTTTGAACAAAAACAATACTTCCAGGCTGATGAAGGTGCTCAAGAAGCCCCAACCGTAGATTTCGGAAACTAATTTTAATAGACATTAGATAATAGACATAAGACACAAGATGATAGCTGTTTGAAATTGTCTTTCATCTTGTGTCTAAAATCTTACTACTCAAAAAATGGCCAAATTTCTATCTAAGGACCAAGAACAATCAATTGTAGAATCCATTAAGGAGGCCGAGAAAGAAACCTCTGGTGAGATTCGGGTTCATATCGAAAAAAAATGCAAAGCTGATTCCCCTCTCGATAGAGCGAAGGAAGTGTTTGCCGAACTAAAAATGCATGAGACCGAACTTCGGAATGGTGTGATTGTTTATGTGGCCTGGAAAGATCACAAAGTTGCGATCTGGGGTGATGAAGGTATTCACGAAAAAGTTGGACAAACATTTTGGGAGGAAGAACTAGAGCTGATTCTCAGCTATTTCAAAAAGCAAGATTATGAAACCGGACTGAGTGAGGTGATTCTTCAAATCGGACAAAAGCTCAAAGAAAACTTCCCTTACCAAAAAGGTGACGTAAATGAGTTATCTAACACCATCAGTTATAACGAAGAAGAGAGTGATGCCTCAGAAACAAAATAAAAATTCAAACGTCATTGCGAGTGATTACATGAACGAAGAGAATAAATCACGCGGCAATCTCTCAATGGTAGCACATAGTCATGATCAAGGAGATTACTTCGTCGAAAAGCATTTTAACCCTAAATGGATAGATGGACTCCTCGTAATGACGATGATTCTTGTCTTGCTCACAGCTTTCCCCACTATCAGTTTTGGGCAGGATTTCCTTCCGAATCGACCAACAGGCATGGTGAGCGATTTCGCCGATATGCTTACTTCCTCTGAGGAGCAACGCTTAGAACGAAAGCTTACCAATTATCGGGATACTACGACCAACGTAATCGCTATTGCAACCCTTGAAAGTTTACAGGGATACTCTGAAGAAGAAATAGCTACTACCCTTTTCAACAATTGGAGGATGTGGGAAGGTGAGCGGTATAATGGTGTTTTAATATTGGTGTCTAAACAAGACCGCCGAATGCAAATAGAGGTTGGTTACGGCCTCGAAGGCGCCATTCCTGATGCAATGGCTAACCGTGTTTACGCAGATATTCTCGTTCCAAATTTCAGGAACGGTAATTTTTATAACGGATTAGATCGCGCAACGGACGCTCTTATTCAACTTGCAGCCGGTGAATTTTCTGGTTTTCCGGAGCGTCGCTCATCTTCCGATGACGGGATCCCAGTTGATCTCATTATTCTTTTTATCATCATTATTTTCTTCTTGGTTTCACGAGGGAAAGGCGGAAAAGGTGGCCGAAGACGGTCGCTCGGTTCCAATGGTGTTATCTTTTTTGGAGGTGGATTTGGCGGCGGTGGCGGTAGTTCCTTCGGTGGCGGAGGAGGTGGCGGCTTCGGAGGTTTCTCCGGTGGCGGAGGATTTGGATCCGGTGGTGGCGGCGCTGGCGGTGGCTGGTAATCTTGAAATTGGGAATTAGAGATGTTGAATTTTGAATTAAAGCACTATTCAAAATTCAACATCTTCCATCGCTCCACACGCTCTGCATCGGAGCGAATTTGGTGATAACGCAGTGATCCTTATTAGGTAGAATTAGAGTAGAATTAGAACGTAGATCGGACAGGCTGTCCGATCTACGTTTTAAACTGAATTCGATATTATAATCGAATAACTGCATCAGTGCTATCACATTAAGCTACCTCTCAGCAGATTCCCCTCGCTCCGTACGCTCTGCGTCGGTGCGGACTTGGTGACGACGCAGAGCGTGCGTCTCCAGTTATAATTCAACATCTCTAATTCCCAATTTCCAGTGCCTGCTCAAGATCTGAAATGATATCCTCAGCACCTTCTATTCCAACAGAAAGACGAACCAGACCTTCGGTAATACCTGCAGCGGCTTTTATCTCATCATCCACAATAGAATGAGTCATTGAAGCGGGGTGCTGAATTAAGGTGTCCACAGCTCCTAAGCTTACAGCTAGTGTACATAGTACAACATTATTCATAAGCGAGACGCCTGCCTGATACCCACCCTTTAGTTCAAAAGAAATCATTCCTCCATAACCATTCTTCATTATTGAAGAAGCTAATTGGTGCTGGGGATGTGAGGCTAATCCGGGATAGAATACATGATCCACTTTAGGATGGCTCTCCAGAAACCGAGCTATTTTCATTCCATTTTCTGCATGCTTCTTCATGCGAAGCGGTAATGTTTTCAACCCATTTGACGTTAACCAAGCGTCCATAGGTCCTGCAATGCCGCCTAAGTTTTTTCGAAAGACAGCCATATTCGTTTCTTCAAGTAAATCTTTTTTAGCAACTAATACACCACCAAT
Proteins encoded in this region:
- a CDS encoding heavy metal translocating P-type ATPase, with amino-acid sequence MAKPAATISTNICYHCGELCQDETTRFENKLFCCTGCKTAFQILDESGLCSYYDLETTPGINLKNTKSRTRFDYLEDEEVIRRIVDFQNAEQLSITLYIPNIHCTSCVWLLENLQKLDSGVLQTNVNFLKRELSLLIDTGETSLRDVVEQLTTIGYEPEIRLDKLDTKSSKSHQNRALWMKLAVAGFAFGNIMLFSFPDYLDVGNSGLGGQFHIFFGALNIILALPVLIYSSSDYLKSAFAALSQNGVNLDVPISIGIVALFSRSVYEIVTGTGTGYMDSFTGLIFFLLIGKLVQQKTFNRLSFDRDYKSYLPIAVNTFDAYGIEKSVSLDRLAPGMEIHLRNQELVPCDSILLSEKAFVDYSFITGESEPVEVLQGELVYAGAKLNGTSAQLRTEQEVENSYLTKLWNHEAFKNTDKELKLSSFADRISPYFTVGVLGISAFAGMYWLQAAGIEMALSVFTAVLIIACPCALALSTPFTLGSALNVLSLNGLFVKNHLLLENLSKATTIVFDKTGTLTQKDDAEISCRDCQLDNYQKGLVYFSCKNSIHPVSRRIAEYLGRDAEIQNSTMTPDSFYEVSGQGVFASFDGTIVCIGSRAFIAKQTDLNYKEIPENSFTGTVAYVAIDGDYKGYFGIKTGLRTGVTELLRSLKTRFKTFLISGDNETQRTEFEEYFEAEQSLLFNKSPEEKLSFVQNLQKENKKVVMIGDGLNDAGALKQSDFGIALSDDISSFSPACDAILEGDALKKLNSFIEFSQGSMNIIIASFVLSLLYNTVGLGFAITGHLSPLVAAILMPLSSISVMVFTFLTTRFKAQKLGLAIWK
- the ccoS gene encoding cbb3-type cytochrome oxidase assembly protein CcoS translates to MEVIYLLIAFSLLVALIFLGLFFWAVKSGQFDDQYTPSMRILFDNTDSKNQTSNQKNRDE
- a CDS encoding cytochrome C oxidase Cbb3 (CcoN/CcoO FixN/FixO), translating into MSSTLETFHYDNEIVRKFGIATILWGLIGFIVGLTIALKLIFPDFLGFIPELSYGRLRPLHTNAVIFAFAGNAIFYGVYYSLPRLCKASMWSEKLSSLHFWGWQAIIVSAVLTLPFGINTSKEYAELEWPIDIAIALIWVVFGINMIMTIIKRREKHLYVAIWFYIATFVTVAVLHIVNSFEMPATFLKSYPVYAGVQDALVQWWYGHNAVAFFLTTPFLGIMYYFIPKAANRPIFSYRLSIVHFWSLIFIYIWAGPHHLLYTALPGWAQALGTVFSLMLIAPSWGGMLNGLLTLRGAWDRVREDPVLKFLVVGVTAYGMVTFEGPMLSIANVNAIAHYSDYIIGHVHNGALLWNGGLAFAMLYYITPKIYKTKLYSVKLANVHFWFATMGAIFYVIPMYWGGITQSLMWKQFTAEGLLQYPNFLETVTQIIPMYALRAVGGTLFIIGAAIGSYNIYKTSRQGSLEAAEVDEAQAIINPAEGHKESWHRRLESRPLQMTALVLVVILIGGVVEYVPTALVKSNVPTIASVKPYTPLEIEGRDIYIAEGCNNCHSQMIRPFRSETERYGEYSKAGEFVYDHPFLWGSKRTGPDLHRIGGKYPDSWHVRHMYDPTSTSPGSIMPAYTWLFTQDMDKETIPNRISALRSVGVPYVEGYEDIAIRDMEAQAEAITQGLKENGFDQIDGIQITSDKEIIAIIAYMQRLGIDIKGEENPWEALPSSDRIQANFKPQQED
- a CDS encoding CcoQ/FixQ family Cbb3-type cytochrome c oxidase assembly chaperone, coding for MYKNVLRAIEDIGIYPSISLLLFFTFFVIMVIYLIKKGKHYWDDAARLPLEDNDNMNYNQSEQ
- the ccoG gene encoding cytochrome c oxidase accessory protein CcoG, translated to MASLEDQRRIDKKQFRDHLATVGEEGRRNWIYPKKPSGRHYNARNVVAMLLLAFFFSGPFITINGNPLLLLNILERKFVIFGVAFWPQDLHLLVFGMLSFILFVVLFTTIFGRLFCGWACPQTIFMEMVFRRIEYWIEGDSAAQIRLNNKPWNFDKIWRKTTKHGDFFGIAFLISNMFLAYIIGPDQLFEIITDPPSEHIAGLSSMIVFSGVFYGVFAFMREQVCHFVCPYGRMQSVMLDNNSINVMYDYKRGESRASVKDRFQLENRKASLEDLGFSANETFGDCIDCYQCVKVCPMGIDIRNGTQLECVHCTACIDACDSVMEKIDKPRGLIRYSSENAIREEKQKVLTPRVAGYSGILLILLTTFITLLTLRPDTETSIFREPGTLYQELPDNMYSNIYNLKVLNKTFEELDFELRLDSPEGEMISLGSIESVPSQNSAEGRFLVKLPQDQLTGMQTEVKFSVYSDGKKLETVTSGFLGPANIKNN
- a CDS encoding HAD family hydrolase, which codes for MSQLNPKFIYFDLDDTLLDHKKAERAGLRDVHQHFDMFEGISENQLLDTYHHINKGLWEEYGRGEIDRHELHRRRFSETLVELGLDKSMHEEAGKVYMNYYRNHWEWIDGAKDAYDKIAKKYKVGIITNGFAETQRLKIDQFQLRETARQIVISEDVGVMKPDPKIFDHSTELAGVNRGEILYVGDSFTSDVTGGAKAGWKVAWYTRSPVEQGYKLADLIFDDFDELLKSLDA
- a CDS encoding LemA family protein, which codes for MKAKIWILLGVFALLVFFGININNSLVSSEEQVNGAWAQVENQYQRRADLIPNLVNTVRGAADFESETLTEVIEARSRATSINVNASDLNNPEAFQQFQEAQGQLSGALSRLLVTVERYPELQANQNFRDLQAQLEGTENRISTERMRFNQAAQSYNTQIRKFPTSIFASMLGFEQKQYFQADEGAQEAPTVDFGN